The following are from one region of the Plasmodium cynomolgi strain B DNA, chromosome 1, whole genome shotgun sequence genome:
- a CDS encoding hypothetical protein (putative) produces MRPLEEDYVNHANGNFAITMNEYNCGSEGGATTQSREEAYSSGLPPTAGRRIDEADIPFDGTHTEGRSANSQHPCYCEQGNLRKGQKRKWTQVPPGWVPTEEEASTSDSDCVKGGQQEEHEEEEGAEEETHAETDAEAGAEEPLSQFTHAKRQRRKSYDEINCNILKEAAEYFKNCREARTGADSEDEEEEKGGVDGADEVTNDLQATPGERPPSGQLCCVCRINQHKYKCPFCEALSCSLTCAKEHKKLKKCKNKLKKNLKVKKVAKKNLDESMLHRDYIFLHGVESILHGNYRFLRIKECETTNIWLNSYSKLTSMLKKRKIFLLKAPLYTKLHQGNKTTIRHDNIFWMVKATLVNDSLFVTHQEVSEDTPLLQLLNLSLEKVEKRRKPLRVNYLDNLNSIRVSLNSVELNKGTKKGDSFFSVPLTLSEVLRGKAFYEYPHLSFEIVFREGVPVENPAYEAARRRQQGGAPKEGQANQGSNEVGEEEGQANQGSNEVGEEEEQANLGSKDLAEEEGQTNEDNNEVGEQGQSNLIVQEDVPSQADTPTAPTCDTQTKGKTHVEEQTNPPPQG; encoded by the exons ATGCGTCCCCTGGAGGAGGACTACGTGAACCATGCGAATGGTAACTTTGCCATTACGATGAACGAATATAACTGTGGCAGTGAGGGGGGAGCTACCACGCAGAGTAGGGAGGAAGCGTACAGCTCAGGTCTACCCCCCACTGCTGGACGAAGGATTGATGAAGCGGACATCCCATTTGATGGGACCCATACAGAGGGAAGGAGCGCCAACTCGCAGCACCCCTGCTACTGTGAA CAAGGGAACCTCCGCaagggacaaaaaagaaagtggACTCAGGTACCTCCGGGGTGGGTCCCCACAGAAGAGGAGGCCTCCACCAGCGACAGTGACTGCGTCAAGGGGgggcagcaggaggagcacgaggaagaagaaggagcagaagaagaaacccACGCAGAAACCGACGCAGAAGCCGGCGCAGAAGAACCCCTGAGCCAATTCACCCACGCCAAAAGGCAAAGGCGCAAATCGTACGACGAAATAAACTGCAACATATTGAAAGAGGCAGCtgagtattttaaaaattgcagagAGGCAAGGACGGGAGCCGACTcggaagatgaagaagaagaaaaaggcgGAGTAGACGGAGCAGACGAAGTGACGAATGATCTACAAGCGACCCCGGGGGAAAGGCCCCCAAGCGGACAGCTCTGCTGTGTCTGCCGGATTAACCAACACAAATACAAATGCCCCTTCTGTGAAGCGCTCTCCTGTTCACTAACCTGTGCaaaggaacacaaaaaattaaaaaaatgtaaaaataaattaaaaaaaaatctgaaagtaaaaaaagtggcaaaaaaaaacctcgACGAAAGTATGCTACACAGAGACTACATATTCCTTCATGGAGTGGAATCAATTCTTCATGGAAACTACCGATTCTTGAGGATAAAAGAATGTGAAACGACCAACATATGGCTCAACAGTTATAGCAAGTTAACTAGtatgttgaaaaaaagaaaaatttttttactcaagGCACCTCTGTACACCAAGCTGCATCAAGGAAATAAAACGACCATTCGACATGACAACATTTTTTGGATGGTAAAAGCTACCCTCGTGAATGACAGCCTTTTTGTGACTCACCAGGAGGTCAGTGAAGACACGCCCCTTTTACAGCTCCTCAATTTGTCTCTagaaaaagtggagaaaaggagaaaacctCTCCGAGTTAACTACCTCGATAATTTGAATTCCATACGTGTATCGCTCAACAGTGTTGAGCTGAACAAGGGgaccaaaaagggggactcctttttttctgttcccctCACACTTAGTGAAGTCCTTCGTGGTAAGGCATTTTATGAGTACCCCCACCTCAGCTTTGAAATTGTTTTCCGGGAGGGGGTGCCCGTCGAGAATCCCGCCTACGAGGCGGCCAGGCGCCGCCAACAGGGGGGGGCCCCTAAAGAGGGGCAGGCCAACCAGGGCAGTAACGAAGTgggagaggaggaggggcAGGCAAACCAGGGCAGTAACGAAGtgggagaggaggaagagcagGCCAACCTGGGCAGTAAAGACCTAGCTGAGGAGGAGGGGCAGACAAATGAGGACAATAACGAAGTGGGGGAGCAGGGGCAGAGTAACCTTATAGTTCAGGAGGACGTCCCCAGCCAAGCGGATACTCCCACCGCCCCCACATGTGATACACagacaaaggggaaaacacacGTGGAGGAACAAACCAACCCACCTCCGCAGGGTTGA
- a CDS encoding hypothetical protein (putative), with product MMQKHFNYTDECNPFGDNSLSTPFVWKLKNKYDQIKYNRKVKVTTTSLLQNSLSKISEIEEVKKRRQERDNERAMLEDYRLQLEKQRNQINIKDYLKKEQLFFIDQQIKSSDSRIKHNFLQLPDIFRLAVMIVNREQVKKVRPALFRIPFHVLLEGQTEWELENCAKQIKLLLQHDELENGGKFRRYWESLLFFCGHFLDQIREKEQPPSDAKEFDVDNLQKKTEKQIQAFLENKNYDELVTYEEKIKEKVVSQREELEDQVYWNRVLLKIPFFKAKNVLLHFHAKLRKRISLSGAHAEDSDSHSHSHSQAEKAPLREHPAEEEEDRGKATNTMPFECHSPQLIPPESITQMGIPAETHIYTAEEELQERVKLNDAIWSTMRRKEDQGKSDNRGDSTGYSKGDHAAQVDVDISVEQTLLRKLFTKDQEIYNKFVQREKKKGRAGEIIMKDVSHHHHSTGQSSLPNSLRSSLPVSPASLLTTRKPLYFNRIKTSFDWNKYNKTHYDYENPPPKYICGYKFNIFYLNLLNKKEKPSWKLHPTDDESKVLIIFHGGAPYLDIAFQIVNAEWSYDKHRGFRNVFDKGILQLYFNFKKKRYRR from the exons ATGATGCAGAAGCACTTCAACTACACGGACGAGTGCAACCCCTTCGGAGACAACTCGCTCTCCACTCCATTCGTATGGAAGCTGAAAAATAAGTATGACCAAATAAAGTATAATCGCAAGGTGAAGGTAACGACAACGAGCCTGCTGCAAAATTCTCTCTCAAAAATAAGTGAAAttgaagaagtaaaaaaaaggagacaagAAAGAGACAACGAGAGGGCCATGTTGGAAGACTATCGCTTACAGTTAGAAAAGCAACGTAatcaaattaatataaaagattacctaaaaaaggaacagctGTTCTTTATTGATCAACAGATTAAGTCATCGGACAGTAGAATCAAACACAATTTTCTGCAGCTTCCTGACATATTTAGGTTGGCTGTGATGATAGTTAACAGAGAGCAGGTGAAGAAGGTCCGTCCTGCTCTCTTCCGCATTCCGTTTCATGTCCTTTTGGAGG GCCAAACCGAATGGGAGCTTGAAAACTGCGCCAAGCAAATAAAGCTGCTACTCCAACACGACGAATTGGAGAATGGGGGTAAGTTTAGACGTTACTGGGAGTCCCTCCTGTTCTTTTGTGGGCACTTCCTGGATCAGATACGCGAGAAGGAGCAGCCCCCCTCTGACGCAAAAGAATTCGACGTGGATAACctacagaaaaaaacggagaaacAAATACAAGCCTTTCTCGAAAATAAGAACTACGATGAGTTAGTGacatatgaagaaaaaattaaagaaaaagtcgTTTCTCAACGGGAGGAGCTCGAAGATCAGGTTTACTGGAACAGGGTCCTTCTGAagatccccttttttaaggcCAAGAATgtgcttctccattttcatGCCAAGCTGCGCAAAAGGATTAGCCTCAGTGGAGCCCACGCGGAGGACAGCGACAG CCACAGTCACAGTCATAGCCAAGCTGAGAAGGCGCCTCTCCGTGAGCACCCCgccgaagaggaagaagataGAGGAAAGGCAACAAACACCATGCCGTTCGAATGCCACAGCCCGCAGCTAATCCCCCCCGAGAGCATCACCCAAATGGGAATCCCGGCCGAGACGCACATCTACACAGCGGAGGAGGAACTGCAGGAGAGAGTCAAACTGAACGATGCCATTTGGAGTACCATGAGGAGGAAAGAGGACCAAGGGAAATCGGACAACCGTGGAGACAGCACGGGGTACTCCAAAGGCGACCACGCCGCACAGGTCGATGTAGATATCTCCGTGGAGCAGACCCTCCTCAGGAAGCTCTTCACGAAGGACCAAGAAATATACAACAAATTTGtgcagagggagaagaagaaaggacGAGCGGGGGAAATAATAATGAAGGACGTCTCCCATCATCACCACAGTACAGGTCAGTCATCTTTGCCCAACTCTTTAAGGAGCAGCCTCCCAGTGTCCCCAGCCTCCCTCCTCACCACCAGGAAGCCTCTCTACTTCAATCGAATCAAAACCTCCTTCGACTGGAACAAGTACAATAAAACGCATTACGATTACGAGAACCCACCCCCCAAGTATATATGCGGATAtaaattcaatattttttacttgaaTTTGCTGaataagaaggagaagccTTCGTGGAAGCTGCACCCTACGGATGACGAGAGTAAAGTTCTGATTATTTTCCATGGAGGAGCCCCCTACCTGGACATAGCCTTTCAGATAGTCAACGCGGAATGGTCTTACGACAAGCACCGGGGCTTCCGCAACGTCTTCGACAAGGGCATCCTCCAGCTGTACTTCAACTTTAAGAAAAAGAGGTACCGTCGCTGA